The Salvelinus fontinalis isolate EN_2023a chromosome 32, ASM2944872v1, whole genome shotgun sequence nucleotide sequence AACAGTCAGGGACTTACTGGACTAGTTTTCAATTGCAAAACATTTCAAAACAAAATCACACACTGCCACATGGACGTAAAATCTCAACATTGTAGTTATGTAGCCCTACTTGCGTTGGGAGTCCATGGACAGGTCAATGATGGTGCCATGTTGGGAGAAGGCTAAGCGCAGGCTGTCCTCCACAAGGCCAGTTCCATACACATACACCGTGTTCCCCTTCCTCACCCCCCTCCGTTCCGGGTATGAGTCtgatcctgagagagagagagagaagataaggGGGAAGAAAAAAGTACCATTATTTGCTCTTTGAACTTGTATTTTGATTGGAACATCCTTTTAAGAATGCCAGTGATTAAAGACATGAAAGACAGAAGTTCAGTAAAAGAATATTCACGTCTGAATGGTCCGTCTCGCTCAcgtgactctctgtctcctcccctttcccgGTCACGCTCTCCGTCCCGGCTCCTGTCTCTCTCGCGGTCTCGCAGCTCTCTGTCCCTGCCTCGGTCGCCGCTGccccggtctctctccctctctctgtcacgctctctctctctgtccatctctcggtctcctctgtctctctctcgctctatgtcTTTGCTGGTGGACAGGccgcctccctcctcctcatcacgaGCTGCCCGGTCGCCTGGAGTGATGAAGCTGTTGGAGAGCCACAGAGGAAAAGATTTTAAATCGCCTTATACAGAGAACCAGTGTAGAAAACATGACCTACTCTATTATTCATCAGAGCTTTTAGGCTTACCTCTCGTACAGAGATTTTCTGTGGGCTCTTTTGCCAGCCTGAAGtagaaatgtcaaatgtaaagtaGCAGCATCAGTTCTCAATAACATATTTTTTCAAAGTCACTGGTTCCGTGGCCACAATTCAGGCAGACCGCATTGGTAAAATACTGTAAAAGCATGCCATTTTGTAGGTAAAGTACATCAATTAATTGGATGATTTTAAAATGGGATGTCATGTCATTCACACTTTACCTCAGAAAGCTCATCATCTGTGGACATGCTCCTTTGGAATGGTTGGAAAGCCACAGGGCCTGGGACTTTCTCTGGATCCTGGTAAACGgaaagaaaataatacaaatcatTACTAGACCATCAGTTTATAAGTTTGAGTTCCATCAGACTAGGGTATGTGTCACATTTTAGAGGCATTTGCACCTGTCAGCTTTATACATATTATTAAtgtatattcattatataaataattTATTCTATGATCAattcctactactacattacacATCCTTGCATGTTGTATCTTACCTTGAGCTTGATCTCTAGCGTTCTAGAGCGCTTGAAGCCAGAGTTCTTGTTCTCTGACTTGATGGCACTGATGGCCCCAGACTTGATCAGCATCTTCGCCTGCTCTGTAGCTGTCGCTGTATCCAGCACAGGCTGGTCTGACAAAGCTAGAGGACAGAGAAAGTAGATGCAACTTAACCAACTTAGACCAAATATCTGCTTAGTAATACAGTTTTAAAGAGTTAACTTCTTAAAGTGAAGACAAAGCCCATACTGCGCTTCAATCCACTCTGATTGGTCTGGCTGGTTGAACTCTGCTGCTTCTTCAAAGCCAGCAGGGCCTTTTTCTATAGGTGTGCGGAGAGAGCGAGAATAAGAGGTGAACAATCAGAGTTTGGTAACATAATAATGATGATATCTAACTTTCTACATTATGAGTGTGATGATGATGGCTGACAGGTGAATATTGATTTAATAAAGGCCTACCCCTAATTACATCTGCAAACGTGGGTGCAGTGGCACATCTCATTGTCAGCAGCAGGATACAGTTACATGGATAGAGTTCTCTCTAGTCAAGTGGAGTGAGGAGATTCTTTGAGTTTCTCACCTTTTTCTTGAGTTTGGCATATTTCTTCTGCAGagactcctcttcctctgtcaagGAGCTTGGGAACACCACCATGTTGAACCCAGCTGGAAAGCATTGTGAAAAAGGACCAGAATAGTGGACACATTTGCACAACAAAATGCACGTCAATACACAAGTGTGGTTGAATTCAACTCTATAGCATGAACTCAAAAACGACCATATACACGTTGTTCACGACCACAGGGGGTTCTATTTCTACATTCTGCATGCACCTGACAACATTTTAAGCGTTACGTTAGATTGTTAGCTAAGGCGAGTTAGCTACTTCTAGCTAGTTACATTATGTATTACACAGGGCAGTGGAAAGTATTACATTGCTTATCAACAATACGGCAATGTAGCGTTCAGACTACAGCAATTGATACATATACTACATTGACACTACTGTATTTAGAAATGTAATTACGTTGTTACCTCTGTAACCGTACTGTAGCTACTTTTAATCACTCGCTCCTTCATGAACACAAAAACAAAGGCGCATGAATATGACGTATAATGTTGGTAGGGGTGCATGAATAAGAAAAAATACTATTCAACCTGCTAAAATTGCGGGAATAAGTCAATTATAAGAAATGCATGGCATACACTTGACAACAGTTAGTAAAATAATGCATTAATATTGAGATATTTATCGTATTACATTTGGCAATTTGACCTACTTCCGTATACCAAACTTGGCCATTTCCGACTTTCATCTGCGGTGGAGAAATGGAAAGAATAGGTAAAGGACAATTAAACGTTAgataatatttacatttacagttAATGCATTAGATATACGTTTAAGACCATTGCTGTAAGCTTTGCTTTAAAGTAACTTGCACTAAACTTGCTAGCAGTACAGTTTACTGGCGAATATGACAACTTTggttagcctagctaacgttaactgcaGTAGCCAGCTCAGCTGTCATTCATCTAGCAGAAATGTAATCCCCCCCAACATGTGCAACGTGTTATAGGCAGAATCTTATCAGCTAAAGCAGTACATGATGACATTGCAATATATGTATGTGCATTAATATATACAATGAACGCTATTGTGTTGTATGATAGAGGACAGTCCACAGAAACTAGGCTCTTCATCTCAATCCCATTTCGCCCTCTCTCCATAGATCTGCCCTCTGTGGGCCCCACAGACCTCCCTATATCCCTGCTGGAGATGGGTTGCTCTGGCAGGTTTGAGCTCATCACACACCCACAGCCCAATGACCAGCCCCTGCCTCCACAAAGTTCGGTCAGTATGAGAGTCTCAGTGTGTGGTTGGATTCTTATCTGAAAACTCGCCCAGCCATTTCTACAGATATGAAAAGGACTGCCAAGCAATATATTCCATCTACCTCTCTATTTGTCTGAGTTAAGTTTTTACAGTAGGtctcacctacctacctacccgtGTCCTTCAGATCCGCAAAGGCCCGCCATCAAGTTTAGAAGAAAGGGAGAAAACTTCAGTTTGAAATGCAGCCTGTGTTGACATAGATCTACTATCCAATCTCTCCAGCCCATTATATCCCTTATGTATTTCTATCATTCTTTTATCTACAGCTCCCTCATGGACTCCCTCCCACTAGTGTGAGCctggagacagaggtagagaagcGCTTTCTACGCGACCCTGCCTGGCTTCCCATACACGATACCGACGCTGCCTTCCACAGGTTTCTGAAGTGAGTCTGCTTACATTTCTTATTAGGGTTTTTACTTCTTTACTTGTTATTGCTTTGATGCAATGTAAATCTTTTTTGGAAGCGGTGTTTATAAGGGGAATTCAGTGGTCCAGATGATGCTGTGGTGCCAAATGGTCACAGAATTAACTTGCGGTAACAGGCTTGTTTTCCTCTAGGCTGGCTGAGAGAGATGTTCATATAGACTCTCTTCTCCATTGTGCCCTGTCTCCTCTGCACTCTGGCATCTCAGTAGTCAGAGATCCAACAACAGGAATGTTGTTGGACTTCACTGAGGTACATACTAGTGTCAGATCTTACCTAGCTATGCTGTCTCAGTCTGTGTGTCCTAATCATACAGCTATGATCATGATGTGACTCAATGGGAACATTCAAAATTGTAGCAATCTTATTGAAAGGTCTACTTTGATTTTCATACACATTTTGCAACCCAGTGTCCTTAAATCTCACTCTCTATCCAGGTGTTACTGGGGGACACAGGCATCTCTGCTAAGAATTCTATGTCCCTGGAACGTCCACCAAACCCTAATCCCTCTGAGAGCCTACGAGGAAGCAACACCAACTACCCGTTTTTGCCCGGTGGGTCTGACTCATTACCTAAGTATTTTATCAGagctatatacactatatatacaaaagtatgtggacaccccttcaaattattgCCTATTTCAACCACATCCATGCTGACTGGTGTATAACATTTAGCACACAGCAaagcaatcttcatagacaaacattggcagtagaatggcattactgaagtgctcagtgactttcaacgtggcaccgtcataggatgacacctttccaacaagtcactttgtcaaatttctgccctgctagatcttccccggtcaactgtaagtgctgttattgtgaagtggaaacgtctaggagcaacaacagcgctgctgtgaagtggtaggtcacaacaagctcacagaatgggaccactgaagcgcgtagcgtgtaaaaattgtttatcggttgcaacactcgctactgagttccaaactgcctctggaagcaacgtcagcac carries:
- the LOC129831359 gene encoding negative elongation factor E-like isoform X1 — encoded protein: MVVFPSSLTEEEESLQKKYAKLKKKKKALLALKKQQSSTSQTNQSGLKRTLSDQPVLDTATATEQAKMLIKSGAISAIKSENKNSGFKRSRTLEIKLKDPEKVPGPVAFQPFQRSMSTDDELSEAGKRAHRKSLYESFITPGDRAARDEEEGGGLSTSKDIERERDRGDREMDRERERDRERERDRGSGDRGRDRELRDRERDRSRDGERDRERGGDRESRERDGPFRRSDSYPERRGVRKGNTVYVYGTGLVEDSLRLAFSQHGTIIDLSMDSQRNCAFITFEKMESADQAVAELNGSTVGDVPIKVSIARKQPMLEAATGKSVWATLAVQNSAKGSYRDKRNQVVYSEDFL
- the LOC129831359 gene encoding negative elongation factor E-like isoform X2; amino-acid sequence: MVVFPSSLTEEEESLQKKYAKLKKKKKALLALKKQQSSTSQTNQSGLKRTLSDQPVLDTATATEQAKMLIKSGAISAIKSENKNSGFKRSRTLEIKLKDPEKVPGPVAFQPFQRSMSTDDELSEAGKRAHRKSLYESFITPGDRAARDEEEGGGLSTSKDIERERDRGDREMDRERERDRERERDRGSGDRGRDRELRDRERDRSRDGERDRERGGDRESRSDSYPERRGVRKGNTVYVYGTGLVEDSLRLAFSQHGTIIDLSMDSQRNCAFITFEKMESADQAVAELNGSTVGDVPIKVSIARKQPMLEAATGKSVWATLAVQNSAKGSYRDKRNQVVYSEDFL